From Zea mays cultivar B73 chromosome 3, Zm-B73-REFERENCE-NAM-5.0, whole genome shotgun sequence:
TTCTACCTATCTTACCCAAACTATGATCCTACGACCTCTCCTTGGCGTACATGGTCTTGAGAATTTGAGCTGACCCTTGTATATCCTAGATATTAGATCTGCGTGAAACGTCTCACCCTGAGCAGGACGAGGGAGCGGCTGGTGCTGCATAGCAACCGCACGTAGTGCTGGCTCGCCTGGCGCGAGGCTGACGTGAAGGTGAGCGATGCGACGCAACACACGTGCTGGCGCTGGCGCGACCGGCGAACGCGCATGCCAGGAGCCTGTGGCACCGCACACAGGCGTACAACAAGAATGGCATGTGGATTAATAAACTAAACACATAATTAATTAGTTGAACTCCAAAAACTATTGGGTTCCCACTTGCATCCTTAAATCCAGTTTCAGAATATAGTGTTACAATACCTCATTTGATTTGTGTGGCTATAATGTTTTTTAAGTTTCTATTGTTCTCTCTATACTTAAATGATCTATTTTTTCTATGAACCTTGTTTTTCTATGATATTGTTTCAAAATATATGAATTTAGTAAATGTTGGCATTGATCAATTTCAGTATCATGTCGAGATAAGATGAAAGATGGCTTGATGAGCACTATCTCTGCCCTCGACAAATTTGAACAGAGAGTTAAAGACTATATGGGTGTTTATACCTTTTTTTGCAAGGCCAGATCACATTTTTCAAGGCTTTTTAAAATgacttattatttttattttcctcCTATGTTTGAGGTAAAGTTTCATTTGCCTTTGTTCATTGGGGACATCTGTTGTACATATATTTTGTTTATTTCATATGATATATGATATTTATGGTATAAGAATGCTTGTCTGTAAACAAAAACTAGAGTTAAATTATTACCAGAAGTTATAATTGTGTATTGCCATGACCAACAATGGTGtggagaagaaaaacaagagcgaCAGCATGCGATGCGCTATGCACGCACGCATGCATTACTGCTCTCTTGTGCGTAGGAGGTGGAGGCAAACAATCTGAATGAAGCAGGTGAGCTTCTCAAGGAAGTCAAGGAGCATTCCAAAAGGTGGCACTTGCCTTCTCCACAATGACCATCATGCACTCAATGGTGGGCAAAATTAAGCTAGGCTTGCTCTGCTTGCTAGAAAGTAGAGAAGGCGGCTTGCCGTAGATGAGGATCACTGGCATTGGCCACCCCAATACTATGTTCTTCCTAGCCGAGCAGATTGAGGATGAAGTACTATGTCGGTTGAGCAAATGTGCACATGAATTTGACTTGGCTTCATTCAAGCTGTTCTCATAAAATATAGTCTTTGTTCTTTATCTGTCTCATGAATTTTTTAAAGTCAATCTAAAGGTCCATACCATTCATATTTGGCTTCTCATTTGTTGATTTCAATCTTTTGCTTTTGCCAATGGTTTTCGTCGACGCAATTAAGTTTTTCTCAACTCCTTGACATATCGCCATTGCATTTTTGAAATAAATTGATACTTATGTTTTTATCTAGGTTAGATGTTGTGCCGCTTTTTATGGTATCATCTTGTTGAGGTGGATGACTGCTTAGGTTGGCATGTTCTCTGATTTAGATTGTTTTGCTATATATGATCAAGACATTTGAGAATAGTTGGATCAGTAACCAATATAGTATTTAAGGGAAAATACATTAGAAGGATGATGTTGATCTTGGCAACATCATTCAAGTCAATTGGCTTGCGCCAATACTTTTTTGGCTGATCTCAATGCTAACCTTTTGTTGGCTAGATTGTCTCGCTAATTTTAAAAAGGGAGAAATATTATCAGAGTTAGAAAGATTGATTATTAGTTTGTTTACAGATTCATGAGCCGGAAGGTTGTATTTTGTTTTGATGTTTAATTGAATTTTGTTAGATATTCTTATCCTTTCTGCACTACCGGAGGGTGCTATGTGTAGTCCTAAGTCTGAGGCGCCGTTTGATATCTCTATCTCACGTCTAACAGgtttttttaataaaaaaattATAATCTTCTGATAGTCTAAATTAATTAAGTGATAACAATTAATACAGAGCATCGATTTGATTCGTAGCTAGCTCTTATGCAATTGTTTTGGAGCCAAGCTATGTTTAAAATTATGGTTTAAATTGTGCAATTAATGTTGTAATATCTTTTAGAtatttattttaatatttttgCATGTTATTAGACCTGATCATGGGCCACCCGATCCGATCCGTCCGAAAAAATCAGATCCGACCCGACCAATGCAACGGACGTGTACGAGCTATAATTTTTGACCCGCAATAATTCACGGACCGTGTACAACTATGATTTTTGACCTAAAACCCGACCAAATCCAAAAAAAGCCTACCAAAGCCAACAAACCCGACCTAACCCCGAAAAACCCAACCCGACACGTCAAACGTGAAGGCACCGGCCAACATGACTCAAATTATACATGAGTCGGGTATAAACCGTGCTAAATGGCCCATGCCCTAAACCTTAAACGTCGGGTTAGGTATGAGCCGTGCTAAATGGTCCGACGTTTGAGCAGATCTACATAGTATTATTTTGCTCCCACTGTATTATATAGGCGGTCGCAACTCACGGTTATTTAACTATACTCAAGATAACAGTAACGGTGAAAAGGCTAGCCAAGAAAACGACTGGGCGCACGAGGCTTCTGTGTTCTGTGACTTCTGTCCCTATCCACACGACCCCGACATTCCATGGGCGACTCCGGCGGACCCCACcaccaccgcccttcgccgccgccTCTGCTGGACGCCGGCAAGCGACGGCGCATCCCCAACGTCCGCCTCGCTGGCTCCGTCCCGCTCCCTTCCCACCTGCCCCACCCGCGCCGCGTCCCCATTGCCCCCGCCACCAGGTCCCGCAAACCCCTCCAACTTCAGCATAACAGCAACCAGCATGACCACCCCTCCGCGGAGCCACCCAATACCCTCCTAAAACCCTTCGTCGACAGCGGCGACGACGTCGTCTTGGCCGCCGCTTTTCCCCGCAAGGTCAGGGCCCCGAAGTCCACAGCATGGGAGGATTCGGAGATGGAGACGGAGACGGAAATGGAGGAGCAGGAGGAAGTGGTGGACGTGCCGAGCTGGCTATGGGGGATGGGTATGGGGCGCTACGCGGCGGCGTTCGAGGCGCACGAGGTGGATGCTGAGGTGCTCCCCTGGCTCACTATGGACGACCTCCGGGACATGGGCATTGGTGCTGTCGGAGCACGCCGCAAGCTCTTCTGCGCCATCCAGAGGCTCAATTTGCAGCCGCCTCCATCACGGAGGTGAAACGTTCTGTCTAACCTTCGTGCTGTGGTCTGTGGTCGTGCTAGCTAGTCCGGCGCCCTCTCTTTGCTAGGGGACTAGGATGCATGGGTCTTAGAGTGGGTGTGCAAAGTCTAAAACATGATCGGTTTGCTTAGCTGTGAAACTATAGCATGGTCGGTTTGCGGCGCCCGTTGCATAGTGTAGATGTGGAGAAGGCGAAATAGAAATGCTAACTCCACTGTTTTTGGTGTTGTCTAATGCTTTCGTGGAAGTGCTAggatgatgtgttgttggatgtaAATGTGAAAGATATGGAATAGTAATGCTCAGTTGTTGACCTCATGTTTCGAACATCATTGCTCCGTTCTTTTCTTCACTGGGCTTGGATTAGTGGAATTTCGACATCTAAGATAATGAAACATGCTATGTGCGTGCATTATGTTATGAATTTAAGTTCATCTTGCAGGTGAGAATTGCACAGGAATTTCAAGTAGGGAGTTTGTCTATGCTGTGTTGCTATCCAAATTGCTTTTCTGGTATTAGTGTTCCCACATGCTTAGATTGCTGAAAATGTTGAGCTTTTGGGTGTGCCAAATATCTTGCCAAAGAATTTAAATTATGCCATGTCGATTTTGCATAACTGATCATCTGCTGCAGAGCAAAGCTTGAATGTCAATTATTATTACCTTTTCTAAATGCTATTACTAGCCTTCAACTTTCCCTATTGGCCATCTTATTTGGTACTGTTTACTGTATCCCATTTAGTGTTTAGTTGCTTCAGGGTATACAACCCATGAGACAGTACACATGGAAATGATAATATACTGCATCCAGCTGTGCCCCTCTGTTGTATTTTTGGAGTTACAATGACCAGCAGGTATGCGACTTAACTTTATTAATGAACGCACTTCTATCAATGTTTAATGTAGGGTAGAGGCAACATTTCTTTATAATAGTGTTCAAATGATTGTTTTTGAACCTTAGTCATCTAAACAGGCATGAGTTCCATATATGTTCGAATATGTCCAAGTATTATCAAGGCATTAATGTTTAGCTTCTCTAGAACTAATTATTGTTGATGTTTACATAGGCCTTTGCATTAGCAGTGCTGTGAAATTGGTGAAGTTGTTGTGAAATTAACATGCGATGCCCAATCTAATAATGTTCAAATGATAATTTATGGTTTATACATAAGTGTAAGCTTCAATAAGTGTTTCAATAAGTGTCATAGTGTCCCCTGAATTGGGTAATAGCGGGGCATGGTCCGAAATGTCCCTAGATAGGGCATTCACCGTCGCTTTTGGATATTTCTCCTCCCATTCAGTAGTGACCAAAACTCTATAAAGTTTCTCGTATGTGGGATTTTGGCGCGCATTAGCCCATGTGTACAGCCTACCAGACATCACCAATTCTCTTAGATCAAGACCAACAATCACGACATTAAAGAGGAAAGGCCAATGATGATTGAATCTATCGTTGTTTTTTCATCTGCTTTTCTAAGGATGTTAAAATCCCCACCAATTATGATAGGATatgataacattacaccaaagcatGAGAACAAACTGAGTAATAttattctacgcgtcgctacgaatccgtaggttcgagaaccactaaaatcggaattaaaacaaattagttatggattttttttaagttttctagaattatttttatactaaaaatcaatttctacttTCATTTTATAATTACCAAATGCCCCCGGACTGTGGCCACTATCTCTCAAGACTGCAGGGTGTTTCATATAAACTTTAGGACCTATTTGATATAATACTTACACAACGGTGGACTGCGGGTTAGTTTTAAATAAAAGTGAGGTCTCTTTTGCAATATGGCCGAGCCGAAGGGATACCTTTGATCCCTGGCCGTTGGATCTTTGTCGAAGCGCCCGGATTAGATCCTTAACCCCTTTGAACCGGTACGTGATCACGACCGTAGGATGAGAGATCTACGGTCCGAATTTAAAGTCTTTCGATCTGATCTCGATCGTTCGTTCGCGTTCAA
This genomic window contains:
- the LOC100283303 gene encoding uncharacterized protein LOC100283303, encoding MGDSGGPHHHRPSPPPLLDAGKRRRIPNVRLAGSVPLPSHLPHPRRVPIAPATRSRKPLQLQHNSNQHDHPSAEPPNTLLKPFVDSGDDVVLAAAFPRKVRAPKSTAWEDSEMETETEMEEQEEVVDVPSWLWGMGMGRYAAAFEAHEVDAEVLPWLTMDDLRDMGIGAVGARRKLFCAIQRLNLQPPPSRR